The Komagataella phaffii GS115 chromosome 4, complete sequence genome includes the window AAATAAATATTCTCGATACGGTTCTATTAGTACATGCTGTTTCGTTAGTTACATAGTTTAATCTTGGGTCTTTTGAGTACCACGCAACAAACCGGTTCTTCTGGCGGCAATCAAACCAACCTTTTGACCAGCAACAGCATTTCTGGAGATGGTGGAGGCCTTACCAATATGTTGATGGTTACCACCACCGTGAGGGTGGTCGACAGGGTTCATGGCAACACCTCTGGTTCTTGGCCAAGAGTTTCTCTTAACTCTGTACTTGTGGAAAGCTCTACCAGCCTTCAACAATGGCTTGTCGATTCTTCCTCCACCGGCAACAACACCAATGACACCTCtggagttggaagaaatgaTCTTCTTAGCACCGGAAGGCAGCTTAACTCTGGTCTTGTTCTCCTCAACGTTGTGTCCAATGACAATAACGTAGTTTCCGGAAGTTCTACCGATGGTACCCTTGTCACCTGGCTTGGCCTCAACATTGGAGATAATAGTACCTTCTGGAAGGGCTCCCAAAGGCAGGATGTTACCaacattcaaagaagcatcCTTACCAGCATAGATGAATTGACCAGTGTACAAACCCTCATTGGCAATAAAAGTCTCCTCACGCAAACCCTTCTTGGTTGGGTCACGGAAGATAACCTTGGCCAAAGGAGCACCTCTACCAGGGTCGTGAATGATCTGCTTAACATATCCACGGATCTGTCCTTCACGTTCGGAAGAGTCCAAAGCTCTAAGCTTGGCAGCTCCCTTTCTCAGACGAGTGTGAGCGGTGAAGATGGAACCAGCACCCTTTCTTTGAGCACGAATAACTCTACCCATGTTGTGTTAATGTTTCTTGCTGTAAGAGGACTTGAAATTTTTTattggttttttttttggggAGTATGAGGGTTCTTGTGTTCGCGGGTTAACCCTAGTGCTGGTCACGTGCCTTATTGGGCAAGCTGTGTGAGGTATCATAAGGTGGTAGTTGAAAGGTACCTTATGGAAGACTTCGTTAGGAAGGTGTCTGTATGATTAGAGTGGCGTAGGGTGAATGATTTAATTCTTCTTCGGTCTATTTTGAAGTGCCAGGGAGAGTTACATTATCGTATTATCAGACTTCCAACATCTTTACACTAATTTATATATTGAATTGATTATACTCCAGTATGTCATGACACTCTGAAATACTTCTTAATTATAACCTCCAAGGGGCTCAAAAGGTCCACTTTCAGAAATAATCCATCTAATTGACTTCTAATTTGGATTTTGACCTATATACTAAAAATTTTTACCTATAAATACTAAAACTCGTCAGAGTTTGGAACATGTCTGTTGTTGGAAAACATACGTCCTACACGGGTGCCAGTAAAGCTTTGTAAAACTGACTGAAAGTCTCTGGATTCGTTCTTCTTAACACCCTTCAATGCAAATAAAGCAATAAAGAATAAAACGTTAAATAGAGCTAACAGAATAAATGGACCATGCATGAACCAGTCACCAAACCAACCTCCAAACTTATTAACAATTAAGACTCCAACACATCCAAATAATGAGTAGACACCAACTAATGATCCCTTGTTCTTGTAGTATTCTTGGTTGGAGGAAATGTTAGATAACATGGTCATTGAAATGATTATGAACCCAATTTGTGAGACTCCTAACATTGTTGCGAACAGAAAGATGAGTGCTGAAGAATCTGGTGTCTTAATGAAGGTTACACCAACAGCACTTAACAGACTCAGAGTGTTCACAATCAAAAGTAAGTGAGCATgattgttgaatttgtcaaTGAGAACACCAAAAATAGGTGCAAATATAAGGGCAGCCATGTTTGAGATTCCAGTGAGAATAGAAGCCAGGATGTATGAGTCTGGACAGTGAACCTTGTCAGTGCTTTCAGTAGAACACTTTCCAGACTTGTAGAAGTAATGGTTAATGTAAAATGGGATGAATACTGTAACCGTGATTGTGAGACATCTTGCCATGAAGCCACCAAGGAAAGCAAGTAGAATCATGGGATTTTGTACAGATAGTTGAAACCCGTACTTGATAGACTCCAGATAAGATTTGTGAGAGGAATGAGAGGTTCCCAAAAACAACTCGGCTTCTTCGACATCGTCGTCCAAGTCACTGTCAGCATCATGAATGTTCAAGTCATCAAACAGTTCATCAATATCGTCcttgaatattttctttttatcGTCCTTGTATAGAGAGAAAAACAGCAATACGGCAACCAAAATGGCAATAATACCGACAACCAGATaggatttcttcaatgcaACGCCGGCAGGATTTCTAGTACCAAACCATACTGGCATTCTTAAGAATACAGAAACAGAGAAAATGGCACCCAAACCGGATGCAATTCCCACCAAGGAaactctttttccttcacctcctttggatttgttgacCTCGTTCACTTGCTGCACATCATTAAGCTCGCCTTCGTCAATGATATCGCTATTCGTACCAGTGTATGCACGAGTCTCTCCGGTAGCCTCTAGACTCTCGGCTGCTTGCG containing:
- a CDS encoding 60S ribosomal protein L2; translated protein: MGRVIRAQRKGAGSIFTAHTRLRKGAAKLRALDSSEREGQIRGYVKQIIHDPGRGAPLAKVIFRDPTKKGLREETFIANEGLYTGQFIYAGKDASLNVGNILPLGALPEGTIISNVEAKPGDKGTIGRTSGNYVIVIGHNVEENKTRVKLPSGAKKIISSNSRGVIGVVAGGGRIDKPLLKAGRAFHKYRVKRNSWPRTRGVAMNPVDHPHGGGNHQHIGKASTISRNAVAGQKVGLIAARRTGLLRGTQKTQD